The following are encoded in a window of Bacillus xiapuensis genomic DNA:
- a CDS encoding adenine deaminase C-terminal domain-containing protein: MLEQRYRWKNKQIRKHVAVVNGEAAPTIVLQNARFLHSMLKQWVTANIWIYEDRIVYVGEELPAMKPSYELYDCSGKTLVPGYIEPHVHPFQLYNPQTFAEYAAKTGTTTFINDNLMLFLLLEEKKAFSLLRKLQKLPVSMYWWCRYDAQTELVDEDKVFSHAAVKSWIEHEAVIQGGELTGWPKLLAGDDMMLHWIQETKRQRKRIEGHFPGASEKTLTKMALLGADGDHEAMSGQDIYKRLLSGYMVSLRNSSIRPDLEQLLQEMKEMGLDQYDRMMFTTDGACPSFYEKGILDWMIGKAIEHHIPPIDAYHMASYNVAKYYRMEHLHGMIAPGRIANINILSDEFHPAPIDVLSKGEWVKKGSAASPAFPSIDWEEYGFGRLELDWGLVEGDLQFSMPFGIEMVNNVITKPYSIEKDVSGEKLYKAEDENFLVLLDRHGKWRVNTTIKGFAADIQGFASSFSNTGDIILIGKCKREMERAFQRMKELGGGLVLAENKRIIHEIPLPLSGMMSAKPFEEVMKEEIRMKELLFERGYAFDDPLYTLLFLSSTHLPYIRITSHGMYDVMNKTVLFPTIMR; this comes from the coding sequence ATGCTAGAACAACGCTATCGCTGGAAAAATAAACAGATTCGAAAGCATGTTGCGGTGGTCAATGGAGAAGCAGCGCCCACAATCGTGCTTCAAAACGCCCGATTTCTGCATTCCATGCTTAAGCAATGGGTTACCGCAAATATATGGATTTATGAAGACCGCATTGTTTATGTTGGCGAAGAATTGCCTGCCATGAAACCTTCTTATGAACTGTATGACTGCAGCGGAAAGACGCTAGTTCCAGGCTATATAGAACCTCATGTTCATCCATTTCAGCTCTATAATCCCCAAACTTTTGCGGAATACGCCGCAAAGACAGGAACAACCACCTTTATTAATGACAACTTGATGCTATTTTTACTATTGGAAGAAAAGAAAGCGTTTTCTCTACTGAGAAAACTGCAGAAATTGCCGGTCAGTATGTATTGGTGGTGCCGTTATGATGCGCAGACGGAGCTAGTGGATGAGGATAAGGTTTTTTCCCATGCTGCGGTTAAATCGTGGATCGAACACGAAGCGGTTATTCAAGGAGGAGAATTGACTGGCTGGCCTAAATTATTGGCTGGTGATGATATGATGCTGCATTGGATCCAAGAAACGAAGCGGCAGCGGAAAAGAATCGAAGGTCATTTCCCGGGAGCCTCAGAGAAAACCCTGACGAAGATGGCGCTGCTCGGTGCGGATGGTGATCATGAAGCGATGAGCGGACAGGATATTTATAAACGGCTGCTGTCAGGCTATATGGTTTCTCTGCGGAACTCTTCTATTCGGCCTGATCTTGAACAATTGCTGCAAGAAATGAAGGAGATGGGGCTTGATCAATATGATCGGATGATGTTTACTACTGATGGGGCTTGTCCTTCTTTTTATGAAAAAGGTATATTAGATTGGATGATCGGCAAGGCCATTGAACATCATATTCCGCCGATTGATGCCTATCATATGGCTAGTTATAATGTAGCAAAATATTATCGGATGGAACATTTGCATGGAATGATTGCACCGGGGAGAATAGCGAACATCAATATATTGTCAGACGAGTTTCATCCCGCTCCGATTGACGTTCTTTCCAAGGGAGAATGGGTTAAGAAGGGGTCAGCAGCAAGTCCGGCATTTCCGTCCATTGATTGGGAAGAGTACGGGTTTGGAAGACTGGAACTGGATTGGGGATTAGTTGAGGGTGATTTGCAATTTTCTATGCCGTTCGGAATTGAAATGGTCAATAATGTAATTACAAAGCCGTATTCTATTGAAAAAGATGTTTCAGGAGAAAAGCTGTACAAAGCGGAGGATGAGAATTTTTTAGTATTGCTTGATCGTCACGGCAAATGGAGAGTGAACACGACGATTAAAGGCTTTGCCGCTGATATTCAAGGCTTTGCTTCCTCCTTTTCCAATACAGGTGATATCATTTTGATTGGCAAATGCAAACGGGAGATGGAAAGGGCCTTTCAGCGAATGAAAGAATTAGGCGGCGGGTTAGTACTTGCGGAAAACAAAAGAATCATTCATGAGATTCCATTACCGCTTTCAGGAATGATGTCTGCAAAGCCGTTTGAAGAAGTGATGAAGGAAGAAATAAGAATGAAGGAATTACTGTTTGAAAGAGGCTATGCATTTGATGATCCGCTTTATACATTGCTGTTTTTATCCTCCACTCATCTGCCGTATATTCGGATTACCTCTCACGGAATGTATGATGTCATGAATAAAACAGTACTTTTTCCGACTATAATGCGTTAA
- a CDS encoding DUF3048 domain-containing protein — MKKLTMFAMLASSVLLSGCWSENGQETKTKEDNEWTPIITEEENVFPLTGKKAHDPVNRRAAAIVVNNHPQARPQTGLTQADIVYEVLAEGNVTRLLAIYQSRLPQTVGPVRSARDYFIDLAQGYNSLFVAHGYSPNAKERLFSGEVDQINGIQHDGTVFKRDSTRVAPHNSYVHLDEVYQMAEKKSYSMKESPESLSFLKPSEAKNLSGKEAKNVRIDYASQSDFQVEYKYDGKERDYQRFAGGNPVIDRQTEEPVRVNNILILEADHRVVDAEGRLDIDLATGGRALLLQNGVVHTAEWSNINGRLLPFKNGTPLSFVPGNIWIQVIPAAKGLNQMVHLDNN, encoded by the coding sequence ATGAAGAAGCTAACAATGTTCGCAATGCTGGCAAGCTCTGTTTTATTAAGCGGATGCTGGAGCGAGAACGGACAAGAGACGAAGACAAAAGAAGACAATGAATGGACACCAATTATAACGGAAGAGGAAAACGTCTTTCCGCTTACAGGGAAAAAAGCGCATGACCCTGTTAATCGCAGAGCGGCGGCTATTGTTGTAAACAATCACCCGCAAGCGCGGCCGCAAACGGGTCTCACGCAAGCTGATATTGTGTATGAAGTATTGGCTGAAGGGAATGTGACTCGGTTATTAGCGATCTACCAAAGCAGGCTGCCGCAAACCGTAGGTCCTGTGCGGAGTGCTCGAGATTATTTCATTGATTTGGCTCAAGGGTATAATAGCTTATTCGTGGCTCACGGTTACAGTCCTAACGCGAAAGAGAGGCTGTTTAGCGGCGAAGTTGACCAAATCAATGGGATTCAGCATGACGGCACGGTTTTTAAACGGGACTCAACGCGTGTAGCTCCGCATAATTCCTATGTTCATTTAGATGAAGTCTATCAAATGGCTGAGAAAAAAAGCTATTCGATGAAAGAATCACCTGAAAGCTTAAGCTTTTTAAAGCCGTCCGAAGCTAAAAATTTGTCCGGTAAAGAAGCGAAAAACGTTCGGATTGATTACGCCAGTCAATCTGATTTCCAGGTGGAATATAAGTACGATGGGAAAGAGCGCGATTACCAGCGATTTGCAGGCGGAAATCCAGTCATTGACCGGCAGACAGAAGAGCCGGTGCGAGTCAATAATATTCTTATTTTAGAAGCCGATCATCGTGTAGTAGACGCTGAGGGCCGGCTGGATATTGATTTAGCGACAGGAGGACGCGCTCTTCTCCTTCAAAACGGAGTCGTGCATACAGCGGAGTGGTCAAACATAAACGGGCGGTTATTGCCGTTCAAAAATGGGACACCGCTCAGTTTCGTTCCTGGAAATATATGGATTCAAGTTATTCCAGCTGCTAAAGGGCTGAATCAAATGGTTCACTTGGACAATAATTAG
- a CDS encoding YerC/YecD family TrpR-related protein has product MQIEKLRGKELDQLFKAILSLRDLEECYLFFDDLCTVNEIQSLAQRLEVARMLKEGKTYHKIETSTGASTATISRVKRCLNYGNDAYQLVLDRINDETE; this is encoded by the coding sequence ATGCAAATAGAAAAATTACGTGGAAAAGAGCTGGATCAGCTGTTTAAAGCGATCCTTTCTCTTCGTGATTTAGAAGAGTGCTATCTGTTTTTCGATGACCTTTGTACGGTTAATGAAATTCAGTCACTCGCTCAACGCCTTGAAGTAGCTCGCATGCTCAAAGAAGGAAAAACATATCACAAAATTGAGACAAGCACCGGGGCTTCCACTGCGACTATTTCCCGAGTGAAGCGCTGCTTGAACTATGGGAATGATGCCTATCAGCTTGTGCTTGACCGAATCAATGACGAAACTGAATAA
- the pcrB gene encoding heptaprenylglyceryl phosphate synthase — MYDVHQWRHVFKLDPRKEIEDAALERLCESGTDAVIIGGSDGVTLENVLHLMARVRRYTVPCVLEVSNMESITPGFDLYFIPMVLNSQNAQWITGLHHQAVTEYGELINWEEVIVEGYCIANPDCKAAKLTEAKAPLNIDEIAAYARMAEKMFRLPLFYLEYSGRFGELEAVKAVRDMLEETTFIYGGGIKTAAQAEEIAQLADVVVVGNVVYEQLEEALKTVKAVKKEV, encoded by the coding sequence ATGTATGATGTGCATCAATGGCGTCATGTGTTTAAATTAGATCCGAGGAAGGAGATAGAAGATGCGGCGCTTGAACGCTTATGCGAGTCAGGGACAGACGCTGTTATCATTGGCGGAAGTGATGGCGTTACACTGGAGAATGTCCTTCACTTAATGGCGCGTGTCCGGCGGTATACCGTGCCGTGTGTCCTGGAAGTTTCTAATATGGAATCGATTACTCCGGGATTTGACTTATATTTCATTCCGATGGTGCTGAACAGTCAGAATGCTCAATGGATCACTGGTTTGCATCACCAAGCGGTAACCGAATACGGCGAACTGATAAATTGGGAGGAAGTAATTGTTGAAGGCTACTGCATTGCTAATCCCGATTGTAAAGCAGCCAAGCTGACAGAAGCAAAAGCCCCTTTGAATATAGACGAGATCGCCGCTTACGCGAGAATGGCAGAGAAAATGTTCCGGCTGCCGCTGTTTTATTTGGAATACAGCGGCAGATTTGGTGAATTAGAAGCGGTGAAAGCTGTAAGGGACATGCTAGAAGAAACGACATTTATTTATGGCGGGGGGATTAAAACGGCTGCTCAAGCGGAGGAAATTGCTCAATTAGCCGATGTAGTTGTCGTGGGAAATGTTGTGTACGAACAGCTTGAAGAAGCGTTGAAGACTGTTAAGGCGGTTAAAAAAGAGGTATAA
- the ligA gene encoding NAD-dependent DNA ligase LigA yields the protein MNQQAAELRVHELHNILNQYNYEYYVLDQPSVPDAEYDRLMQELIKLEEEFPQLQTPDSPTQRVGGEVLAAFNKVRHDVAMLSLSNAFNEEDLRDFDRRVKQALGEDPYAYVCELKIDGLAVSLKYEEGLLVQGSTRGDGNVGEDITANLKTIRSIPLRMKQPYTMEVRGEAFMPKQSFVALNTVRDEKGEEPFANPRNAAAGSLRQLDPRIAASRNLDIFLYAVADPGETGVTTHSGSLDLLDSLGFKTNKERKLCQTIEEVIEYVASWEEKRPKLPYEIDGIVIKVDSLKQQQQLGTTAKSPRWAIAYKFPAEEVVTKLVDITLSVGRTGVVTPTAVLQPVRVAGTTVQRASLHNEDLIREKDIKIGDHVVIKKAGDIIPEVVSVIADRRTGEEKDFHMPTQCPECGSELVRLEGEVALRCINPQCPAQIREGMIHFVSRNAMNIDGLGEKVIAQLYRENLIQDVSDIYKLTKDQLVNLERMGEKSADNLLQAIEASKENSLEKLLFGLGIRHVGAKAAKTLAQHFETMDALAQADMEQLLAIHEIGDKMADAVVTYFNQPEVSELIERLKAAGVNMVYKGPKLSAVEQSDSFFAHKTIVLTGKLEQLTRNEAKEQIEALGGKVSGSVSKKTDLVIAGEEAGTKLDKAMELGIDVWDEKRLLEELNK from the coding sequence ATGAATCAACAAGCTGCAGAACTACGAGTGCATGAGCTTCATAACATCTTAAACCAGTACAATTATGAATATTATGTGCTCGATCAGCCCTCAGTTCCTGATGCTGAATATGACCGCTTAATGCAGGAACTGATAAAGCTGGAGGAAGAATTTCCGCAATTGCAAACGCCGGATTCACCTACACAGCGCGTCGGCGGAGAAGTCTTGGCTGCTTTTAATAAGGTCAGACATGATGTCGCCATGCTGAGCCTTAGCAACGCCTTTAATGAAGAGGACCTGCGCGATTTTGACCGCCGCGTGAAGCAGGCGCTTGGAGAGGATCCGTATGCTTACGTATGTGAACTGAAAATTGACGGACTAGCCGTTTCGTTAAAATATGAAGAGGGGTTACTTGTTCAAGGCTCTACCCGCGGAGATGGCAATGTGGGAGAAGACATTACTGCCAATTTAAAAACGATCCGTTCGATTCCTCTGCGAATGAAGCAGCCTTACACGATGGAAGTGCGCGGCGAGGCTTTTATGCCAAAGCAATCGTTCGTCGCCTTAAACACCGTTCGAGATGAAAAAGGGGAAGAGCCGTTCGCTAACCCTAGAAATGCGGCAGCCGGTTCTTTGCGGCAGCTTGATCCGCGTATAGCGGCCAGCCGCAACCTAGACATCTTTTTATATGCGGTAGCGGATCCCGGTGAGACGGGAGTGACGACTCACAGCGGAAGTCTGGACTTGCTTGATTCACTCGGCTTCAAAACCAATAAAGAAAGAAAGTTATGCCAAACAATCGAGGAAGTTATTGAATATGTGGCCAGCTGGGAAGAAAAGCGGCCAAAGCTGCCCTATGAGATTGACGGCATTGTGATTAAAGTGGATTCCCTGAAGCAGCAGCAGCAGTTGGGCACAACGGCGAAGAGTCCGCGCTGGGCGATAGCTTATAAATTTCCGGCAGAGGAAGTGGTCACAAAGCTGGTCGATATTACTCTAAGCGTCGGCCGCACGGGAGTGGTCACGCCCACAGCAGTATTACAGCCGGTGCGTGTCGCCGGAACAACCGTGCAGCGGGCTTCCCTTCATAATGAAGATTTAATTAGAGAAAAAGATATCAAAATTGGCGACCACGTTGTGATTAAAAAAGCAGGGGATATTATTCCGGAGGTCGTCAGCGTGATTGCAGACCGCCGGACGGGAGAAGAAAAAGATTTTCATATGCCGACTCAATGTCCGGAATGCGGCAGTGAGCTTGTTCGTTTGGAAGGAGAAGTGGCTCTCCGCTGCATCAATCCGCAATGTCCGGCACAAATTCGCGAGGGTATGATTCATTTTGTATCTCGCAATGCCATGAATATTGATGGTCTGGGAGAAAAGGTCATTGCCCAGTTGTACCGGGAGAACTTAATTCAAGATGTATCGGATATTTACAAGTTAACAAAGGACCAGCTAGTGAACCTTGAGCGTATGGGAGAAAAATCAGCCGATAATTTGCTGCAAGCCATTGAAGCTTCGAAAGAAAACTCCTTGGAAAAGTTATTATTCGGTTTGGGGATCCGGCATGTCGGAGCGAAGGCAGCCAAAACATTAGCTCAGCATTTTGAAACAATGGATGCCTTGGCACAAGCGGATATGGAGCAATTGCTTGCGATTCATGAAATTGGTGATAAAATGGCTGATGCAGTCGTTACCTATTTCAATCAGCCGGAAGTATCCGAGCTGATCGAACGATTGAAGGCAGCCGGCGTCAATATGGTCTATAAAGGACCGAAGCTTTCGGCAGTTGAACAATCAGACTCTTTCTTCGCGCACAAGACGATCGTTTTAACCGGGAAGCTTGAGCAATTAACCCGCAATGAAGCGAAAGAGCAAATAGAAGCGCTCGGAGGAAAAGTATCGGGCAGCGTCAGCAAGAAAACCGATCTCGTCATCGCAGGGGAAGAGGCGGGAACCAAGCTTGATAAAGCGATGGAACTGGGCATTGACGTATGGGATGAAAAAAGGCTATTGGAAGAACTTAATAAATAA
- a CDS encoding CamS family sex pheromone protein, which yields MKKKLLLAGLTAILLVSGCGPELEKKKEVLQGEGEQEKAVVPNYQISDHYYRTLSPFKPGKARGLVVSNLNTRYDIVEFETGLMRIAQNHFPTDEYLFQEGQMLDADTIKSWLNRKFTKEQLKEEGMKAEENIGLNPVDNGKGSVAERNEKNPIYLAHVMEHNYLTKTKENSVELSGAVIGLALNSVHYYTKEKYGAVYDYKIPDAEIEREGKKIAAEVAKRIRAKKGLKDVPVTIALFKQQAQNSVVPGNFFAYTHLDAGEDAINDWEKVNEQYYLFPSPEAEKDRRDDLNYFLNFQQDVEKYFKNYNGVIGRALYNGDELVSLKIEIPVQFYGKAEVIGFTQFVTGLTMDHFPAYVPIEVTISSTSGPEALIVKKANAESPNVHIYE from the coding sequence TTGAAGAAAAAGTTGTTATTGGCTGGGCTGACAGCTATATTGCTGGTCAGTGGATGCGGACCAGAATTAGAGAAGAAAAAGGAAGTTCTGCAGGGAGAAGGCGAGCAGGAAAAGGCCGTTGTGCCGAATTATCAGATCTCTGATCATTATTATCGAACACTCAGCCCTTTTAAGCCCGGAAAAGCGAGGGGACTGGTCGTCTCTAACTTAAATACGCGATATGATATCGTGGAATTTGAGACAGGTCTGATGCGAATAGCACAGAATCACTTTCCTACAGATGAATACTTATTTCAAGAAGGACAAATGCTGGATGCCGATACGATCAAATCTTGGCTGAACCGAAAATTCACTAAGGAGCAGCTAAAGGAAGAAGGGATGAAGGCGGAGGAAAATATTGGCCTGAATCCGGTGGACAACGGCAAGGGATCGGTGGCTGAACGCAATGAGAAAAATCCTATCTATCTTGCCCATGTTATGGAGCATAACTACCTAACGAAGACTAAGGAAAATTCAGTGGAACTGAGCGGCGCTGTAATTGGGCTTGCACTGAACTCAGTTCACTACTATACGAAAGAAAAATATGGCGCTGTCTATGACTATAAGATTCCTGATGCAGAAATAGAAAGAGAAGGAAAGAAAATTGCCGCAGAAGTAGCCAAGAGAATACGCGCGAAAAAAGGCTTGAAGGACGTCCCTGTAACGATTGCTTTGTTTAAGCAGCAAGCCCAGAATTCTGTCGTGCCGGGTAATTTTTTTGCTTACACTCATTTGGATGCCGGTGAAGACGCCATTAATGATTGGGAAAAGGTAAACGAGCAATATTATTTATTCCCATCCCCTGAAGCGGAAAAAGATAGAAGAGACGATTTGAATTACTTCTTAAACTTCCAGCAGGATGTTGAGAAGTATTTCAAAAACTATAATGGGGTCATTGGACGAGCTCTCTATAACGGTGACGAGCTGGTCAGCTTGAAAATTGAAATCCCCGTTCAATTTTACGGAAAGGCCGAGGTGATTGGCTTCACCCAATTTGTTACCGGACTGACGATGGACCATTTCCCTGCATATGTCCCGATTGAAGTGACCATTTCATCTACAAGCGGTCCGGAAGCTTTAATTGTGAAGAAAGCAAACGCGGAATCGCCAAATGTTCATATTTACGAATAA
- the aceB gene encoding malate synthase A gives MKRVTTQTAGIKVLGTMRPGYEEILTSEALQFIEQLERRFGQRRIELLQKRQEKQKDFDRGEMPGFLKETEAIRSSEWTIEPLPKDLQDRRVEITGPVDRKMVINALNSGAKCFMACFEDATSPTWANIIEGQINLRDAVHRTIHLESPNGKKYELKEETAVLIVRPRGWHLEDKHVEVDGQPVSASLLDFGLFFFHNAVRLVQNGSGPYFYLPKLESHLEARLWNDVFLFAQKYIGIPRGTIKATVLIETIVAAFEMDEILYELKEHSAGLNCGRWDYIFSYIKKFRNQQNVILPDRAQVTMTVPFMRAYSLLTIKTCHRRKAPAIGGMAAQIPVKNDEKKNEEAFAKVRADKEREAQDGHDGTWVAHPGLVPVALAAFNAEMKEANQIESKKREDVQVTEDELLAVPDGDITEEGVRTNISVGIQYIASWLNGRGAAPLHHLMEDAATAEISRAQLWQWIRHPKGVLKDGRKVTMELYQQIKQEEFQKLKQELGDKAFAANRLEEAAELFDRLIIQDEFEEFLTIPGYHIL, from the coding sequence ATGAAGCGGGTGACTACGCAAACAGCTGGCATTAAAGTATTAGGTACGATGCGGCCAGGATATGAAGAAATTCTTACATCGGAGGCTTTGCAATTCATTGAACAGCTAGAGCGGCGCTTCGGCCAACGCAGAATCGAACTCCTCCAAAAGCGGCAAGAGAAGCAGAAGGACTTTGATCGGGGAGAAATGCCGGGCTTCCTTAAAGAAACAGAAGCGATTCGCAGCAGTGAGTGGACCATTGAACCTTTGCCGAAGGATCTTCAAGACCGCCGAGTCGAAATTACTGGACCGGTCGACCGCAAAATGGTAATCAATGCGTTGAACTCCGGTGCCAAATGTTTTATGGCATGCTTTGAAGATGCCACTTCGCCTACGTGGGCTAACATTATTGAAGGGCAAATCAATTTGAGAGATGCCGTCCACCGCACCATTCATTTAGAAAGCCCAAACGGAAAAAAATATGAATTAAAGGAAGAAACCGCTGTTTTGATCGTTCGTCCGCGGGGCTGGCATTTAGAGGATAAGCATGTGGAGGTTGACGGGCAGCCGGTATCTGCCAGCTTGCTTGACTTTGGATTATTCTTCTTTCACAATGCTGTCCGCCTAGTGCAAAATGGCAGCGGGCCATATTTTTATTTGCCTAAGCTTGAAAGCCATTTAGAAGCAAGGCTATGGAATGACGTTTTTCTGTTTGCTCAAAAGTATATCGGCATTCCAAGGGGGACTATTAAAGCAACGGTGCTGATCGAAACGATTGTAGCAGCGTTTGAAATGGATGAAATTCTGTATGAACTGAAGGAGCATTCCGCCGGTCTGAACTGCGGACGCTGGGATTACATCTTCAGCTATATTAAAAAGTTCAGAAATCAACAAAATGTTATCCTGCCAGACCGGGCACAAGTGACGATGACAGTCCCATTTATGAGAGCATATTCTCTCCTGACCATCAAAACTTGCCACCGCCGCAAAGCTCCCGCAATTGGAGGAATGGCTGCACAAATTCCGGTGAAGAACGATGAAAAGAAAAATGAAGAGGCATTTGCCAAAGTGCGCGCCGATAAAGAAAGGGAAGCCCAAGATGGACACGATGGCACTTGGGTTGCGCACCCGGGGCTCGTTCCTGTCGCACTAGCAGCTTTTAATGCTGAAATGAAAGAGGCCAATCAGATTGAATCTAAGAAGAGGGAAGATGTGCAGGTAACAGAAGATGAGCTGCTGGCGGTGCCGGATGGTGACATTACGGAAGAAGGGGTACGCACCAATATCAGTGTCGGAATTCAATACATCGCTTCGTGGCTGAACGGAAGAGGGGCTGCCCCGCTCCATCATTTAATGGAGGATGCGGCGACCGCTGAAATTTCACGAGCTCAGCTATGGCAATGGATCAGACATCCCAAAGGGGTATTGAAGGACGGACGGAAAGTGACGATGGAACTGTATCAGCAGATCAAGCAAGAAGAGTTTCAGAAGCTGAAACAAGAACTGGGGGATAAAGCTTTTGCTGCTAATCGCTTGGAGGAAGCCGCAGAGCTGTTTGATCGGCTGATTATTCAGGATGAATTTGAAGAATTTTTAACGATACCAGGCTATCACATTCTTTAA
- the aceA gene encoding isocitrate lyase, producing the protein MSNKRVQQLQESWDNEARWKGVTRPYTAEEVIALRGSIDIEHTLARRGAEKLWNYLNGEPFINALGALTGNQAVQQVKAGLKAIYLSGWQVAADANLAGHMYPDQSLYPANSVPSVVKRINQALQRADQVAQLEGGDAIDYFAPIVADAEAGFGGQLNVFELMKGMIEAGASGVHFEDQLSSEKKCGHLGGKVLLPTQTAVRNLIAARLAADVMGTPTVLIARTDANAADLITSDIDPYDAPFITGERTPEGFYRVKAGLDQAIARGLAYAPYADLIWCETSEPNLEEARRFAEAIHERFPGKLLAYNCSPSFNWKAKLDEDTIETFQLELSKMGYKFQFVTLAGFHALNHSMFQLALGYKKRGMGAYSELQQSEFALEKDGYTATRHQREVGTGYFDQVSMVISGGESSTTALKGSTEEEQFQIQK; encoded by the coding sequence ATGTCAAACAAACGCGTTCAGCAGTTGCAGGAAAGCTGGGATAATGAGGCGAGATGGAAAGGGGTTACGCGACCTTATACCGCAGAGGAAGTCATTGCACTTCGCGGTTCAATCGATATCGAGCATACATTAGCGCGCCGCGGGGCTGAAAAGCTATGGAACTACTTAAATGGGGAACCTTTCATTAACGCGCTTGGCGCCTTAACGGGCAATCAGGCAGTTCAGCAAGTCAAAGCCGGATTAAAAGCTATTTACCTGAGCGGCTGGCAAGTAGCAGCCGATGCCAATCTGGCCGGTCACATGTATCCAGATCAAAGCCTGTATCCCGCCAACAGCGTGCCGAGTGTAGTGAAACGGATTAATCAGGCACTTCAGCGCGCCGATCAAGTTGCTCAATTAGAGGGCGGTGATGCGATAGATTATTTTGCGCCAATCGTGGCGGATGCAGAAGCCGGCTTTGGCGGACAATTAAATGTGTTTGAATTGATGAAAGGCATGATTGAAGCAGGTGCGTCTGGCGTTCACTTTGAAGATCAGCTGTCTTCGGAGAAAAAATGCGGCCATTTAGGAGGAAAGGTTCTGCTGCCGACACAGACGGCGGTTCGCAACTTGATTGCTGCTCGCTTGGCGGCTGATGTAATGGGGACACCAACCGTTTTGATCGCTCGGACCGATGCCAATGCCGCTGATTTGATTACAAGCGATATCGATCCATACGATGCGCCATTTATTACAGGAGAGCGCACGCCAGAAGGGTTCTACCGAGTGAAAGCCGGCTTGGATCAAGCCATCGCCCGCGGGCTTGCTTATGCTCCGTATGCCGACCTTATTTGGTGTGAAACCTCTGAACCTAACTTGGAGGAAGCGCGCCGTTTTGCGGAAGCGATTCATGAGAGATTTCCTGGCAAGCTGCTTGCTTACAACTGCTCTCCTTCATTTAACTGGAAAGCAAAGCTGGACGAAGACACGATTGAAACCTTCCAATTGGAACTCAGCAAAATGGGCTATAAATTCCAATTCGTTACATTAGCTGGCTTCCACGCTTTAAACCACAGCATGTTCCAGTTGGCGCTCGGCTATAAAAAGCGCGGAATGGGGGCGTACTCTGAGCTTCAACAATCCGAATTTGCCCTGGAAAAAGACGGATACACGGCTACTCGTCATCAGCGTGAAGTTGGAACCGGCTACTTTGATCAAGTATCCATGGTCATTTCAGGAGGAGAATCTTCCACAACCGCTCTGAAAGGCTCAACAGAAGAAGAGCAATTCCAAATTCAAAAGTAA